The nucleotide sequence CATCGTCTTCAAGTATCAGTTGGTTCATCCAGATTTGTGAGCGACTTCAAAGAGTGCGCTCTGAGCTGTGTCAACAATCCGCCATGTTCATCATTCAACGTCGCCTCTTCTGCTCGATCAGACGGAAAATTGCGTTGTGACTTGTTAAACAAAGATAAATACTCGGCAAGTCCAGGCCAGCTGGTTAGTTCACAGGAATATCATCATTACGAAATCAAGGTACGTAAAGAAGAACATTGATATAATCCATTTGTATACCAGACGTGGTGGTGCACCAGGTGAGAGCTCTGTAAAATAGAGGTCTTTACTTCCATAACAATCCTTTTAAAGCGGTTTTTAGATCTCTCTTTAGAGATCATGGACGGatctaaaaatatttagcaGTATGTGGTGCATTTAAATCACATGGACAATCCTTAGGGGTTCTTTCCTTATCCCCACCAAAGCAGTTTATGGCCCAAAAAGAGAAAGCATACGTGTAACCTCATTTGCTCGAGAGAAAAGTACTGTACTAGGCTCTCGTTCCTTAAACTTGCATTCGTGCGAATAATCGCTGATTGCCGTGCCTCTTCATTTCTGCTCGTATTCATTGACTGACATAAGCCGCTCTGGAGCAGAAAATAATGATTACTTCGAATTACTGCAGCATTATATCTCGTCTACAGACACCATGCTCAAGCTTTCCTTGtcaaaacaatggaacttgCGTTTCAGATTATTCTGAAGACCAATTCCATTGTGATTGTCATCCTGGAGACTTTGGGAATCTTTGTCAAACAAGTAAGAAAGCAGTGTAAACATTTCTACTTTTCACTTCTTTATTTGTAAATGGGGTAGAAAACATCTAGAGCTGTTTTATTGTTTGAGTTATGTATCCAGTCATGTGGATGGTGGAGTGATCTGATTAAGACAGGCGCATTTAAGAGATTAACTTTTAACTACGTCCCCTTGTTCAAGCCTGTAGGCTTGGTCATTAGCTTGtatttctacaaaatttttttaatcttttatttttatcgtttagTGCTTatgtcttttttctctttcagcgCTAACGTCATGCAAGGAAGCGTACAATTTGAACAGGTGAGTTGTGCCGACGTCTGGTGTCTGGCTTATCGGTACCTTGGTCTGAAAAAAAGACAGAACCAATTTAAACCAGTAAAACCATACTAAGTAGCTAAATATGGTAAGCAAAGAATGTTTACTTGGAACAAAAATCTGAATACTCCATTGAGGATGAGAATCATTTGTCCTGGGATCAGGAATTTTTCAAGAATCAGAGGATGTCTTCCTACAGAAGACATTTTTCTGACACATGCATAAAACTCACCATCAccaaaccaaagaaaataaacttctcCATAGCTCCTTGAACCTTTTCAACTAAACAGGGAAAAGGAGGGTTTGAAAACACGATTGTTTTTTCCGAAATTATCCCCACCAGTGCACGCACCAGCATTACTCTCCACAATGAGATCTCGTAGTTGGTAAAAGGGAAAGGAATATTTCAGAGTCTAAAACTGAGTCTTTGAAagcaataaaacataaatttctcaaattgtatGATTATCATAGGTCAAATACCATTAGCCAGCTGATGAAGCTTAAAATTGATGGACGGCCCGCATCAGTTTATTGTCACATGGGAAATTTTGGATGCGGAGACGGTGGATGGACAACAGTCATGAAAATCGATGGCGATAAGGTGTAGGATCATTCATTATTTGATTGTGTATTTTTATCGTCCGAAAGAGcaagaaaatcttgaaaaagacTGTTGCCAGTGGATGAAAAGCTTTATTCTTTCTTTAGTTCTTACGTAATCTTTTCACCTAATCTTTCTCAGTAGAGTGtgaaaatgtacaaaaactaGGGAACATAATAATCAGACACAGAGAAGTGATGCCTTCAGCAGCTTGTAAAAATCCATATAATGCCTACTACAAACGACATTAAATAATTTACTCTCATATCTGTTTCTTTGGTAGAATACCTTCAGATATAGCTCGGGATACTGGAGTGATCGAAATGAATACAAACCAAGAGGAGGGGAGACTGGGTTTGattcacaagaaacaaagctACGCACTTATTGGAGCACACCTTTCAGAAAGATATGCCTCGGTATGAAGATCAACCAGCAAACCCATTTCATTGTCCTTAACCAGCAAGCAGACTCGTTGTACTCTCTAATCGCCGACGGACAGCTTCGCACCACCACGTTAGGTCGTAACAAGTGGGCGTCGCTGATCGGTTCAGGAGTCTCCTTA is from Pocillopora verrucosa isolate sample1 chromosome 7, ASM3666991v2, whole genome shotgun sequence and encodes:
- the LOC131782191 gene encoding uncharacterized skeletal organic matrix protein 5-like; protein product: MKLKIDGRPASVYCHMGNFGCGDGGWTTVMKIDGDKNTFRYSSGYWSDRNEYKPRGGETGFDSQETKLRTYWSTPFRKICLGMKINQQTHFIVLNQQADSLYSLIADGQLRTTTLGRNKWASLIGSGVSLQNLCQREGFNVVSDLAHYRKARIGILGNNEDRCDTCDTRIGFGTAGQIDGVFCGNNDRKAMGYILVQ